From the Dehalococcoidales bacterium genome, one window contains:
- a CDS encoding thiamine pyrophosphate-dependent dehydrogenase E1 component subunit alpha, producing MELPSKEILLKLYRDLLISRRVEAELWSKQGNLAGSGGGAHRGPGEEVIPIAFCNNLTETDCFMPNFRTWVCTLSKPGFTPADIIATSLGKTGKRNPWAAPEYGMLGGGGTLGEASVRYVGAAVASTIKKTGDIVVFIQGDGASNRAPTHEAMAVAGAWQLPIIFVIQNNRYGMGTSVEKSYNIEDLSLRGVGYGFPHDRVDGNDMIAMYLMAKKHVERCRAGGGPSLIAADTWRLRPHFEGDSQIYRPKGEAEEWYKKEPLGRYQKELMDLGILTEEDVDRLEAEVKAELQAAFDEVDKLPARTGVYEQMEKLAIAEL from the coding sequence ATGGAATTACCATCAAAAGAGATTCTATTGAAGCTGTATCGGGACCTGCTTATCTCAAGGCGGGTAGAGGCCGAACTCTGGTCAAAACAGGGCAATCTAGCCGGCAGCGGCGGAGGTGCTCATCGGGGTCCAGGTGAGGAGGTGATTCCGATTGCCTTCTGCAACAACTTAACTGAGACTGATTGCTTCATGCCTAACTTCAGGACATGGGTCTGCACGCTTAGCAAGCCTGGCTTCACCCCGGCCGATATCATTGCTACGAGCCTGGGGAAGACTGGCAAGAGGAACCCCTGGGCTGCCCCCGAATATGGCATGCTGGGTGGTGGCGGCACATTGGGAGAGGCTAGCGTCAGGTATGTGGGCGCTGCCGTGGCGTCTACTATCAAGAAGACTGGTGATATAGTCGTCTTCATCCAGGGGGATGGTGCCTCGAACCGTGCTCCCACCCATGAAGCGATGGCAGTGGCAGGGGCCTGGCAACTGCCGATAATCTTCGTCATCCAGAATAATCGTTACGGCATGGGCACCTCGGTAGAGAAGTCTTACAACATTGAAGACCTGTCCTTGAGAGGTGTAGGTTACGGTTTCCCCCACGATAGAGTGGACGGTAACGATATGATAGCCATGTACCTGATGGCCAAGAAGCACGTTGAAAGATGTCGAGCCGGCGGCGGGCCCAGCCTGATTGCGGCCGATACCTGGCGATTGAGGCCACACTTCGAAGGTGACTCCCAGATATATCGGCCTAAAGGTGAAGCTGAAGAGTGGTACAAGAAAGAGCCATTGGGACGATACCAGAAGGAGCTTATGGACCTGGGTATCCTTACCGAAGAGGATGTCGACCGGCTGGAGGCGGAGGTAAAGGCCGAGCTTCAGGCGGCTTTTGATGAGGTCGATAAGCTGCCGGCAAGGACTGGTGTCTACGAACAGATGGAGAAACTTGCCATCGCCGAACTATAG
- a CDS encoding transketolase C-terminal domain-containing protein, with product MAVINYVGAINQALKEEMRRDERVVIWGEDMISLNGVHGQTKDIYDEFGGDRIKDTPICEQAIAGMTIGAAQRGLRPIGVFMNWGFGLCAFDGVFLQLGCKGHSWPVVLYGVIAGPGEDNDHGMSPEALLIHAPYLKVVMPSTPYDAKGLFATAIRDDGAVMFLDHAWCFYMGHKDGAIERGANTQEVPEEEYLIPFGEADIKREGSDITLVTYSFMVHPALAAAHNLAKEGISVEVVDLRTIVPLDVDAIVKSAKKTGRLLIVHEAMKRGGVAGEIAFRVQEEAPDLLASLKTPIRRLAAKNMPLMGTPVLVPSAETIAATVKEMV from the coding sequence ATGGCTGTAATTAATTATGTTGGGGCGATTAACCAGGCGCTGAAAGAAGAGATGCGCCGGGATGAGCGGGTGGTAATATGGGGGGAAGACATGATCTCATTGAACGGTGTTCATGGTCAGACCAAGGACATCTATGATGAGTTCGGTGGGGACAGAATCAAGGATACCCCTATCTGTGAGCAGGCAATAGCCGGCATGACCATCGGGGCGGCTCAGCGGGGACTTAGACCGATAGGTGTCTTCATGAACTGGGGGTTCGGCCTTTGTGCATTTGATGGCGTGTTTCTGCAGTTGGGCTGCAAAGGTCATAGTTGGCCGGTGGTGCTGTATGGCGTTATCGCCGGGCCAGGAGAGGATAACGACCACGGTATGTCGCCGGAGGCCCTGCTTATTCATGCACCGTACCTGAAGGTAGTCATGCCGTCGACTCCCTATGACGCTAAGGGGCTGTTCGCGACAGCCATCAGGGATGACGGCGCGGTGATGTTTTTGGACCATGCCTGGTGTTTCTATATGGGACATAAGGATGGCGCTATCGAACGTGGCGCCAACACTCAGGAAGTACCTGAGGAGGAATACCTCATTCCCTTTGGTGAGGCCGATATCAAGCGGGAAGGGTCCGATATTACCCTGGTAACCTACTCATTTATGGTGCATCCGGCTCTGGCCGCGGCTCACAATCTGGCGAAAGAGGGCATAAGTGTTGAAGTTGTCGACCTGCGCACTATTGTGCCCCTGGATGTAGATGCCATTGTCAAATCGGCTAAGAAGACGGGACGCCTGCTTATCGTGCACGAGGCGATGAAGCGGGGTGGTGTTGCCGGTGAGATTGCTTTCCGGGTACAAGAGGAAGCACCTGATTTGCTTGCATCCTTGAAAACCCCTATCAGGCGGCTGGCGGCTAAGAATATGCCCCTCATGGGGACCCCGGTACTTGTCCCTTCGGCGGAGACTATTGCTGCTACTGTGAAGGAGATGGTCTAG
- a CDS encoding nitroreductase family protein, whose translation MIKDLALKNRSYRRFHQDVPIEHETMRELVDLVRLCASAANRQALKYIISSDPIKNALIFPHIRIDNNPVEGERPSAYIIVLEDTRIGSVMQYVDCGITAQTILLGAVEKGFGGCMVGNVLRDDLRKALNIPSHLEILLVIALGKPKEEMIIEAIGEDGFMQQWWDEKGTRHLYKRALDDIIVE comes from the coding sequence ATGATAAAGGATTTGGCACTAAAGAACAGAAGTTATCGACGATTCCATCAGGATGTTCCAATCGAGCACGAGACAATGCGAGAACTTGTTGACTTGGTGCGATTATGTGCGTCTGCTGCCAACCGGCAAGCTCTGAAATATATAATCTCAAGTGATCCCATAAAAAATGCTTTGATTTTTCCACACATTCGCATAGATAACAATCCGGTTGAAGGAGAAAGACCGTCTGCCTACATCATAGTCCTCGAAGATACACGGATAGGGTCAGTTATGCAGTACGTTGACTGCGGGATAACCGCACAGACCATTCTTCTTGGTGCTGTCGAGAAAGGTTTCGGCGGATGTATGGTGGGTAATGTGCTCCGAGACGATTTGAGAAAAGCCCTCAATATACCGTCTCACCTTGAAATCCTCCTGGTGATAGCTCTGGGTAAACCAAAGGAAGAAATGATAATTGAAGCAATCGGCGAAGATGGTTTCATGCAGCAGTGGTGGGACGAGAAAGGAACACGTCACCTGTACAAGCGAGCCTTAGATGACATTATAGTTGAATAG
- a CDS encoding NAD(P)-dependent oxidoreductase yields the protein MKALVTGGAGFIGMSLVNDLLARNTRVRVLDKTRGDLDALKNPALKIIEAGIEDRQAVQQAVQGIDVIYHLAETFSSDPYEIIDIDIRGNVNLLESAVENSVKQFFFVSTHRVCGRPRYIPMDEEHPLHPEESRRPMYSISKLTREQLCLTYWRERGLPATIFRWFYSISPDRAMQGRALTTLIDNALRNEPIKVPGKGGGDFFLADDAALAFRLATLNDKTYGETFNLSSGLYVSWREIAELVCQLAASSSKLEAVPAEEWQGDASFSSDPTLSFECALDISKAERLMGYKSGHSPEEVMDSLKKSANLLVQARKKG from the coding sequence ATGAAGGCTCTGGTAACTGGTGGCGCAGGTTTTATTGGGATGAGCCTGGTCAATGACCTGCTTGCCCGCAATACTAGGGTAAGGGTACTTGATAAGACCAGGGGAGACCTTGACGCCTTGAAGAATCCCGCCCTGAAAATTATTGAAGCGGGTATCGAAGACCGGCAGGCCGTTCAGCAAGCAGTACAGGGTATCGATGTCATCTACCACCTGGCTGAAACCTTCTCCTCTGACCCTTATGAAATTATTGATATCGATATCAGGGGAAATGTCAATCTCCTGGAGAGCGCTGTAGAAAACAGCGTCAAGCAATTCTTTTTCGTTAGCACCCACCGCGTCTGCGGTAGACCCCGGTATATACCTATGGATGAAGAACACCCCCTTCACCCTGAAGAATCGCGGCGTCCCATGTACTCCATCTCCAAGCTCACCAGGGAACAATTATGTCTGACCTATTGGCGGGAACGTGGCTTACCGGCAACCATCTTCAGGTGGTTCTATTCTATCAGCCCTGACCGTGCCATGCAGGGCAGGGCACTGACAACCCTCATTGATAATGCCCTCAGGAACGAGCCTATCAAAGTCCCGGGGAAAGGCGGCGGCGATTTCTTCCTTGCCGATGATGCTGCCCTTGCCTTTCGCCTGGCAACGCTCAACGACAAGACTTATGGTGAGACCTTCAACCTGTCGAGCGGTCTCTATGTCTCCTGGCGGGAGATAGCCGAGCTGGTCTGTCAGTTAGCAGCCTCTTCATCAAAACTCGAAGCTGTCCCCGCGGAGGAATGGCAAGGAGATGCCTCGTTTAGCTCTGACCCCACTCTCTCATTTGAATGCGCTCTTGACATCAGTAAGGCTGAACGCCTGATGGGCTATAAATCCGGGCACAGTCCGGAGGAGGTAATGGATTCACTCAAAAAGTCGGCAAACCTGTTGGTACAGGCCAGGAAAAAGGGGTAG
- a CDS encoding transketolase C-terminal domain-containing protein translates to MAVINYVGAINQALKEEMRRDERVVIWGEDMISMDGVHGQTRDIYNEFGGDRIRDTPICEQAITGMTIGAAHRGLRPIGVFMNASFGLSAFDGMFLQLGCSGSGLPVVLYGVIAGPREDNGHGTSPEALCIHAPYLKVVMPSTPYDAKGLFKTAIRDDSPVVFWDHAWCFFMGHKDGAIERGANTQEVPEEEYLIPFGEADIKREGSDITLVTFSFMVHPALAAAHNLAKEGISVEVVDLRTLVPLDVETIVKSTKKTGRLLVVHEAMKRGGIAGEIIFRVQEEAPDLLASLKTPFRRLAAKNLPLDAAFGPMLVPSAETIAAAVKEMVV, encoded by the coding sequence ATGGCTGTAATTAATTATGTTGGGGCGATTAACCAGGCGCTGAAGGAAGAGATGCGCCGGGATGAGCGGGTGGTAATATGGGGGGAAGACATGATCTCAATGGACGGAGTTCATGGTCAGACCCGGGATATCTATAATGAGTTCGGTGGGGACAGAATCAGGGATACCCCTATCTGTGAGCAGGCAATAACTGGTATGACCATCGGGGCGGCTCACCGGGGGCTTAGACCGATAGGTGTCTTTATGAATGCCAGCTTTGGCCTCAGTGCCTTTGATGGTATGTTTCTGCAGCTGGGCTGCAGTGGCAGTGGTTTGCCGGTGGTACTCTATGGCGTTATCGCTGGGCCAAGAGAGGATAACGGCCACGGTACGTCTCCGGAAGCCCTGTGTATTCATGCGCCGTACCTGAAGGTAGTCATGCCGTCAACTCCCTATGACGCTAAAGGGCTGTTCAAGACAGCTATCAGAGATGATAGTCCGGTGGTATTCTGGGACCATGCCTGGTGCTTCTTTATGGGCCATAAGGATGGCGCTATCGAACGTGGTGCCAACACTCAGGAAGTACCTGAGGAGGAATACCTCATTCCCTTTGGTGAGGCCGATATCAAGCGGGAAGGGTCTGATATTACCCTGGTGACCTTTTCATTTATGGTGCATCCGGCTCTGGCCGCGGCTCACAATCTGGCGAAAGAAGGCATAAGTGTTGAGGTTGTCGACCTGCGCACACTTGTGCCCCTGGATGTAGAGACCATTGTCAAATCGACAAAGAAGACGGGGCGCCTTCTTGTTGTTCACGAAGCGATGAAGCGGGGCGGTATTGCCGGTGAGATTATTTTCCGGGTACAAGAGGAGGCACCTGATTTGCTTGCGTCCTTGAAGACCCCCTTCAGGCGGCTGGCGGCTAAGAATCTGCCTCTCGATGCGGCCTTTGGTCCAATGCTTGTCCCTTCGGCGGAGACTATTGCTGCTGCTGTGAAGGAGATGGTAGTATAG
- a CDS encoding SDR family NAD(P)-dependent oxidoreductase, whose amino-acid sequence MKLEGEAAIVAGGGQGIGEGIVKCLAEEGANVAVVDINGDNANKVADEVKAMGRKALALAADLTNDDEVTRAVKETVDFFGKIDILVNCVGGVSRETMELMATNRTAAGDEPLPEFMSFSSEVWDRYYRLNLKSHVMLSHAVTPHFMKQKSGKIVNISSDAGRSPEPGHMPYGAMKAGDISITWSLARALAPYNVTVNCICPGYVYTPLWDRGAAARLEQARNARAQGKELPARFAAEDIEGLTPYEFWLKFIVIPGTPLGREQTPEDMGRAVVFFVSEDAKNVTGQVLHVNGGQIMR is encoded by the coding sequence ATGAAACTGGAAGGAGAAGCAGCAATTGTTGCCGGCGGTGGCCAGGGAATTGGTGAGGGTATTGTAAAATGCCTGGCTGAGGAGGGAGCAAATGTCGCCGTGGTTGACATTAACGGTGATAATGCCAATAAAGTTGCTGATGAAGTGAAGGCGATGGGGCGGAAGGCTTTAGCGTTAGCCGCCGACCTTACCAACGACGACGAGGTAACCAGGGCGGTTAAGGAGACTGTTGACTTTTTTGGCAAGATTGACATCCTGGTTAATTGTGTTGGCGGTGTCAGCAGAGAAACAATGGAGTTGATGGCAACGAACAGGACAGCGGCAGGTGATGAACCTCTTCCTGAATTCATGAGCTTTAGCTCAGAGGTGTGGGATAGATATTACCGGTTGAACCTGAAATCGCACGTGATGCTGAGTCACGCGGTAACACCCCATTTCATGAAGCAGAAGAGCGGCAAGATAGTGAACATATCATCGGATGCAGGGAGATCGCCTGAGCCCGGTCACATGCCTTATGGTGCCATGAAAGCAGGGGACATCTCAATAACATGGTCACTGGCGAGGGCGCTGGCTCCCTATAATGTAACGGTAAACTGTATCTGCCCGGGATATGTCTATACTCCGCTTTGGGATAGAGGGGCAGCTGCCAGGCTGGAGCAAGCACGTAATGCCAGGGCTCAAGGTAAAGAGCTTCCGGCACGTTTTGCCGCCGAAGATATTGAGGGATTAACGCCCTATGAATTCTGGTTGAAGTTTATCGTTATCCCCGGTACGCCCCTGGGAAGAGAACAGACGCCGGAGGATATGGGACGTGCGGTGGTCTTCTTCGTTTCCGAAGATGCCAAGAACGTCACAGGCCAGGTATTGCATGTTAACGGCGGTCAGATTATGCGCTAG
- a CDS encoding acyltransferase family protein encodes MTTNSTADRLHYLDWLRVITVMLLVIPFHGALPFVAGYYWWVTSVQKNVATQALVNVLDQYHMPLLFLIAGGAIWFSLSRRSGGEFMLERLKRLVVPTVFAALAFVAVNHFLSQQHYFYADPVNQNLLRMNLLDPFGSYLQHYPDILTNKLIPFTSGWNPGLLWFLWYLIFYTLVFFPLFLLVRRKGGRFTSWLAWFFEKPGAVFLLAIPIALVRIYPPQPEAMMSIWTFQTFQVFYFVLFFVFGFFLISEPRIRRGLEKTGPIAIVGGIITMTLFMLIVFPPGNEVLGPAFWERFGYGPGTTGNAIFLTLQAFNGWFWIIGLIYLAKRFLNFSNRFLRYANDAVLPFYILHETSLVTVGYFVL; translated from the coding sequence GTGACGACTAACAGCACGGCAGACAGGCTTCATTATCTGGATTGGCTAAGAGTGATAACAGTTATGCTGCTTGTCATCCCCTTCCACGGAGCACTCCCCTTCGTCGCCGGCTATTACTGGTGGGTTACGAGCGTTCAGAAGAACGTCGCAACTCAAGCGCTTGTCAATGTTCTGGACCAGTACCACATGCCACTTCTGTTCCTCATCGCTGGAGGGGCAATATGGTTCTCCCTCAGTCGCCGCAGCGGGGGCGAATTTATGCTGGAGAGGCTGAAGCGTCTTGTGGTGCCCACTGTCTTCGCGGCGCTGGCATTCGTAGCGGTCAACCACTTCCTGTCGCAGCAGCACTACTTCTATGCTGATCCCGTGAACCAGAACCTGCTCAGGATGAACCTGCTAGACCCGTTTGGCTCCTACCTTCAGCATTACCCGGACATCCTCACCAACAAGCTCATACCGTTCACCAGTGGCTGGAACCCGGGGCTCCTCTGGTTTCTCTGGTATCTCATCTTCTACACGCTGGTGTTCTTCCCACTCTTCCTTCTGGTCCGAAGAAAAGGTGGACGCTTTACCTCATGGCTGGCATGGTTCTTTGAAAAGCCCGGGGCTGTCTTCCTGCTGGCTATTCCGATTGCCCTCGTGCGGATATACCCGCCACAACCGGAAGCTATGATGAGTATCTGGACGTTCCAGACCTTTCAAGTGTTCTATTTTGTACTCTTCTTTGTCTTTGGTTTTTTCCTTATCTCGGAGCCGCGGATACGAAGGGGCCTGGAGAAGACCGGGCCGATTGCCATCGTCGGCGGTATCATCACGATGACACTGTTCATGCTCATCGTTTTCCCGCCGGGGAATGAAGTACTGGGGCCTGCCTTCTGGGAAAGGTTTGGATATGGCCCCGGCACCACAGGGAATGCCATTTTCCTGACGCTGCAGGCTTTCAATGGTTGGTTCTGGATAATCGGCCTCATCTACCTGGCAAAGCGATTCCTCAACTTCAGCAACCGCTTCCTCAGATACGCCAACGACGCGGTATTGCCGTTCTACATCTTGCATGAAACGTCTCTCGTCACGGTTGGCTACTTTGTCCTGTAG
- a CDS encoding 2-oxo acid dehydrogenase subunit E2: MTTEEKKEPTVPGSVVDSKKVKEVIPLRGIRRTLATHMHRSLQESAQLSGSSGTDMTEMIKCRETLNSKEKETGIHYTWTDLFVKIAAEALRLVPTMNSSLIEREIIIWDDINIGVALDFEMRDGRRGLIVPVVRNADKKSIADVHNFLEEIKEKGKVGKLMPDDTAGGTFTVTNTGALGGGRGSRKGTATGMASASTPILNQPQVGIWGMGGYSDAAVVVDGQVVVRPVLYHHLTFDHRVLTGADSGMFGGALHRLMLNPGPLLLE; the protein is encoded by the coding sequence ATGACTACTGAAGAAAAGAAGGAACCAACAGTCCCGGGCTCAGTGGTTGATAGCAAGAAGGTCAAGGAAGTTATCCCGCTAAGGGGAATCAGGAGGACTCTTGCTACTCACATGCACCGCAGCCTTCAAGAATCGGCACAACTATCCGGCTCTTCGGGAACAGACATGACGGAGATGATTAAGTGCCGCGAGACCCTGAATTCGAAAGAAAAAGAAACCGGCATTCACTATACCTGGACCGATTTGTTTGTCAAAATAGCGGCTGAAGCTCTCAGGCTTGTTCCCACGATGAATTCCAGCCTGATTGAGAGAGAGATAATCATCTGGGATGATATTAACATTGGCGTTGCACTGGATTTCGAGATGAGGGATGGCAGACGGGGTCTGATTGTGCCGGTGGTGCGTAATGCCGATAAGAAATCTATCGCGGACGTTCACAACTTTCTGGAGGAGATTAAAGAGAAGGGCAAAGTTGGCAAACTCATGCCGGATGATACTGCTGGCGGCACCTTTACCGTGACCAATACCGGTGCTCTGGGAGGTGGTCGTGGCTCCAGAAAAGGCACAGCCACCGGCATGGCCAGCGCCAGCACCCCTATCCTAAATCAGCCGCAGGTCGGTATCTGGGGAATGGGGGGTTACAGTGATGCGGCGGTGGTGGTTGATGGCCAGGTCGTCGTTCGGCCGGTTCTGTACCACCATCTCACCTTTGACCACCGGGTACTTACCGGGGCAGACAGCGGCATGTTTGGTGGCGCCCTGCATCGGTTAATGCTCAATCCAGGTCCGTTGCTCCTGGAATAA
- a CDS encoding biotin/lipoyl-containing protein — protein MHEVRIPKLGTQIEDAEITEWVAAEGEKVTERQVLVVLETEKSSYDLESEFKGILHIIVEASDERVDAGVLIAVLADSEEEYEKIKSM, from the coding sequence ATGCATGAAGTGAGAATACCCAAGTTGGGAACTCAGATAGAGGATGCTGAAATCACCGAATGGGTAGCTGCGGAAGGGGAGAAGGTGACTGAGCGCCAGGTCCTTGTTGTGCTGGAGACGGAAAAAAGCAGCTATGATTTGGAGTCCGAGTTCAAAGGTATTCTGCATATCATTGTCGAGGCCTCGGATGAGAGGGTTGACGCTGGTGTGCTTATTGCTGTCCTGGCGGACTCCGAAGAGGAATACGAAAAAATTAAGTCTATGTGA
- a CDS encoding thiamine pyrophosphate-dependent enzyme: MEVRKTMELPSKEILLKLYRDLLTARRVEAELYSRQGNLAGSGGGAHRGPGEEVIPIAFCNNLTETDCFCPNFRTGFCLFTKPGFTLVDIVATSMGKTGKGIHDTRRTPEYGTMPGQGTLGEGSVRYLGAAAAASMKKTGDIVVFIQGDGASNRAPTHEAMAVAGAWQLPIIFVIQNNRYGMGTAVEKSYSIEDLSLRGVGYGFPHERVDGNDMIAMYLVAKKHIERTRAGGGPSLIAADTWRLRPHFEGDSQVYRPKGEVDEWWKREPLGRYQKELMDLGVLTEEDVDRLEAEVKAEIQAAFDEVEALPVSIPSYRAGSLEELEKTAIAEL; this comes from the coding sequence ATGGAGGTAAGGAAAACCATGGAACTTCCATCCAAAGAGATTCTACTGAAGCTGTATCGGGACTTACTTACCGCACGGCGAGTAGAGGCCGAACTCTACTCAAGACAGGGCAATTTAGCCGGTAGCGGCGGAGGTGCCCATCGGGGTCCAGGTGAGGAGGTGATTCCGATTGCCTTCTGCAACAACTTGACTGAGACTGATTGCTTCTGCCCAAACTTCAGAACCGGCTTCTGCTTGTTTACCAAGCCTGGCTTCACCCTGGTCGATATTGTTGCTACGAGCATGGGGAAGACTGGCAAAGGCATACACGATACCCGGCGTACACCTGAATATGGCACGATGCCCGGCCAGGGCACACTGGGGGAGGGTAGCGTCAGGTATCTGGGCGCTGCCGCAGCCGCCAGTATGAAGAAGACCGGTGACATAGTTGTCTTCATCCAGGGGGATGGTGCCTCGAACCGTGCTCCCACCCATGAAGCGATGGCAGTGGCAGGGGCCTGGCAACTGCCGATAATCTTCGTCATCCAGAACAATCGTTACGGTATGGGCACCGCGGTAGAGAAATCTTACAGCATTGAAGACCTGTCCTTGAGGGGTGTAGGTTACGGTTTCCCCCACGAGAGAGTGGACGGTAACGACATGATAGCCATGTACCTGGTGGCCAAGAAGCATATTGAGAGGACACGAGCCGGCGGCGGGCCCAGCCTGATTGCGGCTGATACCTGGCGATTGAGACCACACTTTGAAGGGGACTCCCAGGTCTATCGGCCCAAGGGTGAAGTTGATGAGTGGTGGAAGAGAGAGCCATTGGGACGGTACCAGAAGGAGCTTATGGACCTGGGTGTCCTGACCGAAGAGGATGTCGACCGACTGGAGGCGGAGGTAAAGGCCGAGATTCAGGCGGCTTTTGATGAGGTAGAGGCACTGCCAGTATCAATACCATCTTATAGGGCAGGCAGCCTGGAAGAACTTGAAAAAACTGCCATAGCCGAACTATAG
- a CDS encoding histone deacetylase — protein sequence MAITILYREDLKEYDFGVGHSFRGDRFEVFPQFLKQNLAENGNYRVVEADPATDEDLQLICQQEYLDFTQGYYQAANLGLTYPGEFSRFQSQDNKPKSQPGKTEEAARLVVGQAKTACDLIQDGTTKKAVSIGGGFHHAKPNYGEGFCIYNDVAFSARYLQNKYKLDRILILDTDAHAGNGTAEYFYEDPTVLLIDIHQDPRTVYPGTGFADQTGSGDGKGFTVNIPLPVYSGQESYERVFEEIVQPVAEEFKPQIIIRNGGSDPHVSDGLTCLGLQVRGFRMIGERVRELARLCDDKEIDLICSGYNKEVLPYAWLAMVCGVSGIDSPLQQPESIDKLEKIPSWLGVDRFSIDIQAVINDVKNYLKDYWQCFR from the coding sequence ATGGCAATTACCATCTTGTATCGAGAAGACCTGAAGGAATACGATTTTGGAGTTGGTCACTCCTTTCGGGGGGACCGTTTCGAAGTATTCCCCCAATTCCTGAAGCAGAACCTGGCCGAAAACGGGAATTACCGGGTCGTCGAAGCCGACCCGGCTACCGATGAAGACCTGCAGCTAATCTGCCAGCAGGAATACCTTGATTTCACTCAGGGTTACTACCAGGCGGCCAATCTGGGCCTGACCTATCCCGGTGAGTTCTCTCGGTTCCAGAGTCAAGACAATAAACCGAAGAGTCAGCCGGGGAAGACGGAGGAGGCAGCCAGATTAGTTGTCGGTCAGGCAAAAACAGCCTGCGACCTGATACAGGATGGTACGACGAAGAAGGCAGTTTCCATTGGCGGTGGATTCCATCATGCCAAACCGAACTATGGAGAAGGATTCTGCATCTACAATGACGTTGCCTTTTCTGCCCGGTATCTACAGAATAAGTACAAATTGGATAGAATCCTGATACTGGATACCGACGCCCATGCCGGAAACGGGACTGCCGAGTACTTCTATGAAGACCCAACGGTATTGCTGATTGACATCCACCAGGACCCGAGAACAGTATACCCCGGGACAGGTTTCGCAGATCAGACTGGCTCCGGTGATGGAAAAGGATTCACCGTCAATATCCCACTACCCGTCTATTCCGGCCAGGAATCTTATGAACGAGTCTTTGAAGAGATAGTTCAGCCGGTAGCTGAGGAGTTCAAACCACAGATAATCATCCGGAACGGCGGCTCTGACCCCCATGTCAGTGACGGTCTGACCTGCCTGGGACTACAGGTCAGAGGTTTCAGGATGATTGGTGAGAGGGTAAGAGAACTAGCCAGGCTGTGTGACGACAAAGAGATTGACCTCATCTGCTCCGGCTACAACAAAGAGGTTCTGCCCTATGCATGGTTGGCCATGGTCTGCGGAGTATCCGGTATTGACAGTCCACTGCAACAACCAGAGTCGATAGACAAGCTGGAGAAAATCCCTTCCTGGCTTGGCGTAGACCGTTTCTCGATAGACATTCAGGCGGTTATCAACGATGTGAAGAACTACTTGAAGGACTACTGGCAGTGTTTTCGTTAG